In the genome of Hydractinia symbiolongicarpus strain clone_291-10 chromosome 5, HSymV2.1, whole genome shotgun sequence, one region contains:
- the LOC130644278 gene encoding protein AMN1 homolog encodes MESSGLRSLVKLSTEVVLVNTDLYASQLYFLPINIKNNLLYLMSKRGLLRDNNVGFLVHQGVTELDLTESDISDNGLVQLERCPKLSKLDLNSISGKRTNISSLGLLKLFKSLKYLHIVYLRRCVLVDDRPITVLAKSNFLSELNLGGCPLITDKSVITLSHSSSLKCINLSRTKVTDKGLISLATGYCKNNLRELQVSNCQEVTDVGIKSLSQNCERLTILTFHGCPHVSVESSLNIDANEKKSMKMLTWTIY; translated from the coding sequence ATGGAATCATCAGGGCTGAGGTCCTTGGTCAAATTATCAACTGAAGTGGTTTTGGTCAATACAGATTTATATGCGTCTCAATTATATTTTCTTCCcattaacattaaaaacaacttGTTATACTTGATGTCAAAAAGAGGATTACTGCGTGATAACAATGTTGGGTTTTTAGTGCATCAAGGTGTCACTGAGTTGGACTTAACTGAAAGTGATATTTCTGATAATGGCTTAGTTCAGCTCGAAAGATGCCCTAAATTGTCAAAACTCGACTTAAATTCAATTAGTGGTAAAAGAACTAACATATCAAGTCTTGGTTTGTTAAAACTGTTTAAAAGTCTAAAGTATTTACATATTGTATATTTAAGACGATGTGTTTTAGTTGATGACAGACCCATCACAGTGTTGGCAAAAAGTAACTTTCTGTCAGAGTTAAACTTGGGTGGATGTCCATTAATTACAGATAAAAGTGTTATAACATTGTCTCATTCATCTTCTCTAAAATGCATAAATCTATCCAGAACTAAAGTCACAGACAAAGGTCTTATTAGTTTAGCCACAGGCTATTGTAAGAATAATTTAAGAGAACTTCAAGTTAGCAACTGTCAGGAGGTAACAGATGTGGGAATAAAATCTTTGAGTCAAAACTGTGAAAGGCTGACTATATTAACCTTTCATGGTTGTCCTCATGTATCTGTTGAATCTAGTCTTAATATCGATGCCAACGAGAAAAAATCTATGAAAATGTTGACATGGACTATATATTAA
- the LOC130644277 gene encoding THO complex subunit 1-like: MADSDHFVFLAMQKDIVSCISNRTNNSVKEEIEHIFNSHPGSETDKKTAVDQAFREVLKGLMSKNRTNNDDTLSNGGTANVEEAITNGSGTFSIISEFEQLIEFVILHTKHKLCTNNLPILLLSDIFETITLEHCEKMFAFVEKNVSIWTSEPFFSNGKHHLLRMCNDILRRLSKSQNTIFCGRIQLFLAQLFPLEEKSALNLMSSFHSENVTIYKKNPSEFSDDIGAENMDTEDGELTPNPVDYSLYVKFWSIQEFFRLPTQCYTNSGWRTLKINISEVLKVFESHKIEHNVKKSKEKQIEDIKNCFAKYLTNEKLLNLQLNDSTFRRYFLMQVLIIFQYLTGFVKFRVANQVLNDTQLTWIKETTERVYTIIRETPPNGNNFAKTVEHILNREENWINWKNDGCPSFAKTTQKQTDEKSKERKRKRNIGEDFLNTSNKRIYMGTPELTRLWNLHPDNLESCKAENRLKFLPTLEQYFEEAVEQADPEAGIEDEYKVVNQANFQWRALRLLARRSHHFFTPSATPFKALPEYLSSIIDNLAKDFRKPAIETKVDIKQEPVDPVTSQAKTT, from the exons ATGGCGGATTCAGATCATTTCGTTTTCCTGGCCATGCAAAAGGATATTGTGTCATGTATTTCTAATCGAACTAACAATTCTGTCAAAGAAGAGATCGAACATATATTTAACTCACACCCTGGAAGTGAAACAGATAAAAAGACTGCTGTGGACCAAGCCTTCCGTGAAGTTCTTAAAGGATTAATGTCAAAGAATCGAACCAACAATGATGATACATTAAGCAACGGCGGCACTGCAAACGTCGAGGAAGCTATTACAAACGGTAGTGGGACATTTAGTATCATCTCTGAATTCGAGCAGTTAATCGAATTTGTTATTCTTCATACCAAGCATAAACTTTGTACAAATAACCTACCAATTCTTTTATTGAGTGATATTTTTGAAACTATAACACTGGAACATTGTGAAAAAATGTTTgcctttgttgaaaaaaatgttagtaTTTGGACATCTGAACCATTCTTTAGCAATGGTAAACATCACTTGTTAAGAATGTGTAATGATATTCTTCGAAGGTTATCCAAATCCCAAAATACAATCTTTTGTGGTCGAATACAGCTGTTCTTGGCACAACTGTTTCCTTTAGAAGAAAAGTCAGCATTAAATTTAATGAGTAGTTTCCATTCTGAAAATGTAACAATTTATAAGAAAAATCCATCTGAATTTTCTGATGACATTGGTGCAGAAAACATGGATACAGAGGATGGAGAGCTGACACCAAATCCTGTAGATTACAGTCTTTATGTTAAATTTTGGTCCATACAAGAATTTTTTCGATTACCAACACAGTGTTATACTAATTCAGGCTGGAGAACCCTTAAAATAAACATATCAGAG gttTTGAAAGTGTTTGAAAGTCACAAGATTGAGCACAATgtgaaaaaaagtaaagaaaaacaaatcgaAGATATCAAAAATTGCTTTGCAAAATATCTCACAAATgagaaacttttaaatttacaatTGAATGACAGTACCTTTCGACGTTACTTTTTGATgcaagttttaattattttccagtATTTGACTGGATTTGTCAAGTTTCGAGTTGCCAACCAAGTGCTTAATGATACTCAATTGACTTGGATCAAGGAAACAACTGAACGTGTTTATACCATTATTAGGGAAACACCACCCAACGGAAATAATTTTGCTAAGACTGTAGAGCATATCCTTAATCGTGAAGAAAATTGGATTAACTGGAAAAATGATGGATGTCCCAGTTTTGCAAAAACAACACAGAAACAAACTGATGAAAAATCAAAAGAACGCAAAAGAAAGAGAAATATTGGAGAAGATTTCCTAAATACTTCTAACAAGCGTATATATATGGGAACTCCTGAGTTGACACGGTTATGGAACCTTCATCCAG ACAATTTGGAATCTTGCAAAGCTGAAAATCGATTAAAATTCTTGCCGACATTGGAACAATATTTTGAAGAAGCCGTGGAACAAGCTGATCCTGAAGCAGGCATTGAGGACGAGTACAAAGTAGTTAACCAGGCTAATTTTCAATGGAGAGCGCTGCGTCTGTTGGCGCGAAGAAGTCATCACTTTTTCACTCCAAGTGCGACGCCGTTTAAGGCATTGCCGGAGTATTTGTCAAGCATTATTGACAACTTGGCGAAAGATTTTCGAAAACCTGCAATCGAGACCAAAGTCGACATTAAACAAGAACCTGTTGATCCTGTTACTTCTCAAGCAAAGACAACATGA
- the LOC130644275 gene encoding uncharacterized protein LOC130644275 encodes MMRYLAFLLLVSLAMVHANFFRNDYRREGRLAALRSYQDYDMEKRGANNCMYTEGKCSGWYSYGCRTGACWRQCWSGARTWCYQKNGKGVKKECSTDDHCKISDTQGAQDTCVLFWNIPVCNEGAP; translated from the exons ATGATGAGATATCTTGCATTTTTGCTTTTAGTCAGCCTTGCAATGGTGCATGCAAACTTCTTCCGTAATGATTACAGAAGAGAAGGTCGGCTTGCAGCTCTACGATCTTACCAAGATTATGACATGGAGAAGAGGGGTGCCAATAATTGCATGTACACAGAAGGAAAATGCAGTGGATGGTATTCATACGGTTGCAGAACG ggaGCTTGTTGGCGTCAATGTTGGTCGGGAGCACGCACGTGGTGTTACCAAAAAAACGGGAAAGGCGTAAAAAAGGAATGCAGCACTGATGACCACTGTAAGATATCAGACACTCAAGGAGCACAAGATACATGTGTTCTTTTCTGGAACATTCCAGTTTGTAACGAAGGAGCGCCATGA
- the LOC130644279 gene encoding collagen alpha-1(IX) chain-like: MGKKNKAHKHPSLADANEVIPEAKQSKMTSKNTSNGKKKENGGSGSGGGVTGFQLFIFFIASSSIGINIALIYGLIPIQGCTGPAGKQGETGPAGPPGATGIPGPNGPPGEEGPRGFPGAPGEQGVQGEQGPPGKDGVNGPAGPQGHPGDTGPPGAQGDIGPQGIEGPAGPKGDKGDSGPQGPQGPVGPEGQQGPIGPEGQQGPVGPEGAPGSQGPAGSPGPEGPVGQPGPEGPRGSQGQPERS; the protein is encoded by the exons ATGGGCAAAAAGAACAAAGCGCACAAACATCCGTCGCTTGCAGATGCCAACGAAGTTATTCCAGAAGCGAAGCAGAGCAAAATGACTTCCAAAAACACATCTAATggcaaaaaaaaggaaaatggtGGTAGTGGCAGTGGCGGTGGTGTTACAGGATTCCAACTGTTTATATTCTTTATTGCTTCTTCTTCGATAGGAATAAATATTGCTCTAATTTATGGCTTAATACCAATTCAAG GATGCACTGGACCAGCTGGCAAACAAGGAGAAACAG GACCTGCTGGTCCCCCTGGTGCAACAGGTATACCTG GACCTAATGGACCTCCAGGTGAAGAAGGCCCAAGAG gatTTCCAGGAGCTCCAGGAGAGCAGGGTGTACAGGGTGAACAAG GTCCACCTGGAAAAGATGGTGTAAATGGCCCTGCTGGACCACAAG GTCACCCAGGCGACACAGGGCCACCAGGAGCACAAG GTGACATTGGACCGCAAGGAATAGAAG GACCAGCAGGACCAAAAGGGGATAAAG GAGATTCTGGTCCACAAGGCCCACAAG GACCTGTAGGACCTGAAGGTCAACAAGGACCAATTGGACCTGAAGGTCAACAAGGACCAGTTGGGCCTGAAG GTGCACCTGGATCACAAGGACCAGCTGGAAGTCCTGGGCCTGAAGGACCAGTGGGGCAGCCAGGACCTGAAGGACCACGAG GGTCACAAGGTCAGCCCGAACGTTCTTGA